GCTAACAAATAAACCCTTCAATGTAGAAGCTATGAAGCGAATTTTAACTGGGTTATGGAGGGCGAAGGAAAATATCATAATTCGCATGGTGGAGTCGAACCTGTTTGTGTTTCAATTTTTTTGCGAAAATGATAAGGAGCGTGTAATGGAGGGTAGCCCTTGGTTCTTTGGAAAGAAGTTGGTCGTTTTGAAGGAAATTAAGGGGGATGAACAACCTTCGGAAGTGGTGTTTACCAATACTCCATTTTGGGTACAACTTGAGGATGTCCCGTTCAATAGACGCAATATGTCTGTGGCGTACGAAGTAGGTGAGTACATGGGTGGCTTCTTGAAGTACGATGACTCCGACCCGCTGGGATGGGAAGCTGAAATGCGAATCAAAGTAATGCTAGAAATTGACAAGCCCTTACGTAGAGGAGTAAATTATCTACTGGACGTACGACTTCGAAATGGGTAGGTGTGAAGTATGAAAGGCTTGAAGACTTTTGTTTCTTCTGTGGTAAACTTGATCATGTGGAGAAAGAATGTCAACGCCCTGTGAAGAACATAAGTGATGATGATATGGTATACCAATACGGGCCGTACCTACGCGGTTCACCAAAGAAAAGAAGTAGAGTTTCAGCGTCTGAGAGGGAGAAGGAGAAACAATTTCTTAGTAAACTCCGAGGGAAGAAGATTACAAGAAGACCGAGCTATGATGACCCGCTTGCGGTGAAACTAGGTCCTCCTAGTGCTGCACGTAAGCTTCTGTTTGGTACTCCAAAATCAACTTTTAAGAAAGTGGTTTCGAGTGATAGAGGGCCACTCTTGATGGAGGTTTCAACGAAGGACGAGGAGGCAGTACTGGTAGAAAGGAAGTCAATTGATAGTCACCCGTCTCCTATTCTGAAGGGAGCATGTTCTAGTATATTAGCAATCGAGCATGATGAAAATGTAAGGCCGGCATCGAAGGCAGGATTGACAGAAAGTTTGGGGGTGAACGTGGAGGAGGCAAGTAGGATGAAATCATGGAAATCTACGTCTGAATGTCTACAAGTATGTGCTAGTAATATGGAGGGAAGAACGACAAAGGAGGTACTACTATGTACGGTGATTGAGCCGAAGAACATGACAACAGTTGGCTCAAAAGTCAACTCTCTTGTAAGTGATGCTTGTCTTCGCTTAAATGAGGATGCTCATGTTAATGAGCCTATAAATAAGAATATTGCAAAGGGTGGAAAAAGGTGGAGAAGAAATACTAAGAGGGACTTAATATCTCAATCTGTGCATGATGCTGCTATTGGTGATAAAATTGGGGATAAGAGGAATTTTTCTCATGCAAATGTTAACAACAGTGACAATGACTCGATGATGGTTGAATGTGATAAAAGACAAAAATATGAATTTTGTTCATTTTCCGGAGACGGCTTATCTCAAGTAGAGGGTGTTGGTTTAGACCAAGCCCTCGAAAAACAATGAAAATCTTAAGTTGGAACTGCCATGGGCTTGGCAACCCACGGACAGTTAATGCTCTCCGGGATTGGTGTTGGAGAGAGCGGCTAAATATTGTCTTTCTTATGGAGACGATGATAGATGCAGGTAGATTGGAAAAGATTCGTAATATATGTGGTTTTGTTAACGGGGTGTGTTTGAGTAGTGCTGGCCTGTCTGGTGGTATGGGCTTCTGGTGGCGGGATATAAACGTTGTTACAGGTTCGTATTCAACCCACCATTTTATTGCAGACATTCTTGATAATGAAAATTCGCCggtttggagagctgttggtaTATATGGGTGGCCAGAAGCAGAAAATAAGCATTTGACATGGTCTTTAATGGAGAGAATAAAATCGAGTAGTTCTCTACCGTGTGTGATGTTTGGTGATTTCAATGAAATTGTTAGTCAGAATGAAAAAGATGGGGGGTCTGTTAGGTGTGAGAGGGTGATGGATGCATTTAGGGGGGCTATAGATGAATGTGGCTTACGTGACTTGGGTTACAAGGGGAGTATTTTCACATGGAAAAGAGGCACTAATTTGAATACTTTTGTTCGGGAGAGACTGGACCGATTCATGGCTGATGTGGGATGGTGTTCGGCTTTCCCAGTGTATAGTGTACGTCATTTCCCGATGTATAGATCCGACCATGCTCCTATAATTCTGTCTGCAAGCAATTATTATGAAAGGGGGCGTACAAAAAAGTTGTTTCGGTTTGAGGCGTTATGGCTTTCGAAGCCGGAATGTGGTGAGGTTGTAGCAAGTGCATGGGTGAGTGGTGCGAGAGAAATAGTATCCCAACGCATCTCTAGAGTAGCGGAGAGTCTGTCGGCGTGGGCGGTGGCTAGTTTTGGTagtataaaaaagaaaatcaaggcAACTAAGGAGAAACTAAGAGTGGCACAATCCCAATTCCCTGACGCTGCTATGTTGGGGTTGTGTCAATCCCTATCTTCAGAGCTAGATGACTTGCATCAACAAGAGGAGTCGTATTGGCATGCTCGAGCCCGGGTGAATGAACTTCGTGATGGCGATAAAAATACGTCGTATTTTCATCAAAAAGCGAGTCAAAGGAAGCTTAGAAATACAATCACAGGGCTATTGGATGATAATGACATTTGGCGGTCTAGCAAGGTTGATTTGGAGGAAATTGTATCTTCGTACTTTAGTGGACTCTTTGCTTCAGAACATCCCTATGGTTTTGATGAAGCTCTGGCAGGTATAAGAAATGTAGTATCCGAGGAGATGAATTTGTGTCTAGAGATTGAGCCGACGGATGAAGAAATTAAAAATGCTTTATTTCAAATGCATCCTAACAAAGCTCCGGGACCGGATGGTATGCATGCTCTATTTTTCCAGAAGTTTTGGCATATTGTCGGTAGCGATATTATTATGTTTGTTAAGCAATGGTGGCGCGGCCAATTGAATTTAAATGATGCTAATAAAACTTGTGTGGTCTTGATTCCGAAATGTGAGAACCCAAAATGCATTACGGAGTTTAGACCTATAAGTTGTTGCAATGTTTTGTATAAGATAATCTCAAAAACTCTGGCAAATAAGTTGAAACCGTTATTAGGAGATATTATTTCGGTTAACCAGAGTGCTTTTGTTCCAAAAAGGTTGATTACCGATAATGCATTGGTAGCGTTTGAGATTTTTCATGCTATGAAGAGAGGTGGAGAAGGTCGCGATGGTTCTGTTGCATTAAAACTTGATATGAAGAAGGCGTACGATAGAGTAGAGTGGACTTTTCTGGAGAAGGTTATGTACAAAATGGGTTTCTGTGATAATTGGGTACGAAGAATATTGGATTGTCTTTCTAGTGTCTCGTTTGCTTTCAAAATTAATGGACAGATATCTGGGTCCGTTATTCCGACTAGAGGACTTCGTCAAGGTGATCCCATTTCTCCCTATTTGTTTCTCATTGTTGCTGATGCTTTTTCTTCTTTGATTGCAAAGGCGGCTCGTGAAAAATTAATTCATGGGGCTAAAATCTGTAACAATGCGCCTAGGGTGTCACATTTATTCTTTGCGGATGACAGTATTCTATTTGCAAAAGCGTCTGTTGGGGAATGCTCCGTTATAGCTGATATTATTAGTAAATATGAGCGAGCATCTGGACAAAGTGTCAATCTTGATAAAACGGATGTTGTTTTTAGCAAATGTGTTGATGTTAATCGGCGACAAGAAATTGTGTCAATTCTAGGGGTAAGAGAGGTGGCAAGACATGAGAAATACTTGGGGTTACGATAATTGGGAAATCAAAAAAAGCAATCTTTGCTATTCTGAAGGAGAGGATATGGAAGAAGCTACAGGGGTGGAAAGAAAAGTTGCTATCTAGGCCCGGGAAGGAGACTTTGATAAAAGCAGTAGCACAAGCCATTCCGACGTACATGATGAGTATTTTTAAAATACCGGATGGTTTAATAGATGAAATTCATGCTATGCTTGCTCGTTTCTGGTGGGGTTCGAATGATAACTCAAGAAAAATGCATTGGCACTCTTGGGATCATATGTGCAAGCCTAAAGCCATGGGGGGAATGGGGTTTAGAGATCTGAAGGTTTTTAACCAAGCCTTGCTCGCAAAACAGGTTTGGCGTCTCCATGTTGAGTCATCCTCCTTACTACATTCCGTACTAAAGGCTCGATACTTTAAGCATCACGATGTGATCGAGGCTTACCGGGGGTATGATCCAAGCTACTCATGGCGGAGTTTGTGGGGTGCAAAATCATTATTACTTGAAGGCCTTAGGTGGAGAGTTGGTAACGGCACAAATATAAATGTATGGTGTAACAATTGGCTGCCAGACTCGAATATTGCTCCTGCTCCAAAAATTGGGTCTACTATTATATATGATTTGCAAGTAGCAGAGTGTATCAACCATGAATGTGGGGAATGGGATACAAGCATCTTAAGAGCTAATTTTAGTGAGGAGGACTGTAAGGCAATTACCAACATTCCTCTTTCTATTTTTATGCCTAATGATAAATTGTTTTGGTGGCCTACAAAAGATGGAGTATATACGGTTAAGTCGGGCTACTGGTTGGGAATGTTAGGGAGAGCTCAGGTTGGTAGTGATGAAGAGAGTGATATGTGGAAGTTAGTATGGAACCTCGGCGGCCCTCCAAAGTTATCACATTTTGTGTGGCAAGCTTGTAAAGGTAGTATGGCGGTAAGAGGAGAGTTGTTTCGGCGTCACATTTCACTCGACGATTTGTGTTCTTGCTGTGGTCTTGAAGTAGAGACGATAAATCATGTGTTATTTGAATGTGAGGTGGCGAAACACATATGGGATGGTAGCAACTTCGCAAGTTtgatcatgaaggaaataatgcccttggtccaagtatgcattctatgttaagtctaataaatgcggttcagtattaattaacaagttaataattcagtgagatcaagtgaactgaatgcctagctagaggccgcttcagttcaagtggaattaatgatattaatccacagcttactcttgactgaacccgtagggtcacacaaatagtacgtaaacggatcaagtatttaatggcattagatactccatctatggatattcggaatcgacggatcttggtttcagtgggagctgagatcgtcacaggcaagaaatgaatactccggaaacgatgatattgccggaaacggaaacatggtacgtatcggaaaatattatcggaaatggaaatattgccagaatcggaaatattgccggaaacggaaatattgtcagaatcggaaatattatcggaatcggaaaataattccggaaacggaaatattaaatatttgttcgaaacggaaattgattccggaatcggaaatattaaatattgttcgtatcggaaatgaattccggaaccgggaatttaatcggaagcgtatcgtacgaattagcatcggacgaggcctgccggacgaaggcccagcacgaagtcgggccatcgcccagcaagccaaacgcgcgcccagccaaggcagcgcccaggcccaccgcaaggcaggcccagtgcgcgccaaggccatggcctcgctgcgtgggctgctgctcgcacgcacacgcatgggcggccctcgtggctgccgtgtgtgtgtgagtttgtgttcatgcatgattcctaaaactattagagttagtatatgattaaattcctattcctaaaaggataaattaattaattagagttcttgtaggattctaagtttaattaattcgtgtcctactaggattccaattccctttccataactctataaatacgtgcctagggtcacatattttcagagattaattcaagtattcaaagtgagttttgagagaaaaatacagccatatttcttacctaagagtgccgaaaattctagtaccttaagggcgactctagttggtcaatcttaaggcggatccggacgtgctgtggactatctacggagggacgacacttggagtcctaaagacttgttcttgttcggttcgggcgcagctagggaaggcacgcaacaaagagtatgcatctaaattatgctatatgattatgtgcaaataatatgtattcctggcttaatggttgtttccgcatgatttatgtattgtcatatgtatcataacctaacagtggtatcacgagcctcttattattttcataatctaaattgcatgaacatggttaaatattacaaatttgcaagaataaaaaggggtgattaattttcgtaattgttaattaattgcaaattgcgtttatttaattatacgtacgcagtttttcggcagtttcttcgttactcatccaaatcgagtgatttttgtgtcaattccgcatgtaaaaggcattctaaaattttgacaaaagtagtatttttctgccgaacccagaattctcaaattcgaagcctaactatgacttttcgaaggttttagtttttcgaatgcaaaatttcgtaaatttaagatgttaaattaaatatttgcgattcttgttgataaatcttgaatttttgattgacctactgtatatgtttaacaagtttgaatgcctagccttgttaattatgcaatctaatttgtaattatgattaatttgttgaaaattagaataatttagaattaatttgattttcataattaattataatttaattagaaacctatgattaaaaaccaccataaaaattgtaaatttatgataaattttaaatttttatgacctagacttgaatccataacaatcggaaatcaattgaataataaattttcgatttttcgccctaaaattatgaaattaatattatttattaatttgtcattaattttaaatataaattttaaatttttatgcgattcgttcatataacttgcacgcacaaagcaatggacgcttcgtgttacccttaaggggtgttgtatagtgcgggcatgcgacgacgagcaagggagctcgtcgcccgtgcggcaccaatgcaatgagcaaggcatggtgcacgagcacaaggcagcagccctgccttgtgtcgtgggccacgagctatgaacaaatgggcatgggcgaaaggcaagccaaggcagtcgcgtgtgggcagcaagcgagctgcgccacaacgcgcactgcctcgcgcaagagcgcgcagcctcgcgcgcagcgagcgcaagctcgcgtgccacgagcgctgcgcccagcgttgatcgcgcggaattgctcgcgcacagcg
This sequence is a window from Spinacia oleracea cultivar Varoflay chromosome 1, BTI_SOV_V1, whole genome shotgun sequence. Protein-coding genes within it:
- the LOC130465637 gene encoding uncharacterized protein, whose protein sequence is MKILSWNCHGLGNPRTVNALRDWCWRERLNIVFLMETMIDAGRLEKIRNICGFVNGVCLSSAGLSGGMGFWWRDINVVTGSYSTHHFIADILDNENSPVWRAVGIYGWPEAENKHLTWSLMERIKSSSSLPCVMFGDFNEIVSQNEKDGGSVRCERVMDAFRGAIDECGLRDLGYKGSIFTWKRGTNLNTFVRERLDRFMADVGWCSAFPVYSVRHFPMYRSDHAPIILSASNYYERGRTKKLFRFEALWLSKPECGEVVASAWVSGAREIVSQRISRVAESLSAWAVASFGSIKKKIKATKEKLRVAQSQFPDAAMLGLCQSLSSELDDLHQQEESYWHARARVNELRDGDKNTSYFHQKASQRKLRNTITGLLDDNDIWRSSKVDLEEIVSSYFSGLFASEHPYGFDEALAGIRNVVSEEMNLCLEIEPTDEEIKNALFQMHPNKAPGPDGMHALFFQKFWHIVGSDIIMFVKQWWRGQLNLNDANKTCVVLIPKCENPKCITEFRPISCCNVLYKIISKTLANKLKPLLGDIISVNQSAFVPKRLITDNALVAFEIFHAMKRGGEGRDGSVALKLDMKKAYDRVEWTFLEKVMYKMGFCDNWVRRILDCLSSVSFAFKINGQISGSVIPTRGLRQGDPISPYLFLIVADAFSSLIAKAAREKLIHGAKICNNAPRVSHLFFADDSILFAKASVGECSVIADIISKYERASGQSVNLDKTDVVFSKCVDVNRRQEIVSILGERIWKKLQGWKEKLLSRPGKETLIKAVAQAIPTYMMSIFKIPDGLIDEIHAMLARFWWGSNDNSRKMHWHSWDHMCKPKAMGGMGFRDLKVFNQALLAKQVWRLHVESSSLLHSVLKARYFKHHDVIEAYRGYDPSYSWRSLWGAKSLLLEGLRWRVGNGTNINVWCNNWLPDSNIAPAPKIGSTIIYDLQVAECINHECGEWDTSILRANFSEEDCKAITNIPLSIFMPNDKLFWWPTKDGVYTVKSGYWLGMLGRAQVGSDEESDMWKLVWNLGGPPKLSHFVWQACKGSMAVDAPSTIAGFLKLVDDYRAYSGKVFAPITTTQYACLSSSSWVPPPSGIVKVNIDAHIMEGEYVGLGVVIRDMAGVVLVAATRRIKVGWNACTSEAAVARYGMQVARRCGYNSIWLESDALNVVKAIDRPTIGYSPLFLIYDDINMLSKSFNVFVISHVKRAGNTVAHLVARCDTKDSSELVCMETIPQSILSLAVLDLQ